The following are from one region of the Canis lupus dingo isolate Sandy chromosome 19, ASM325472v2, whole genome shotgun sequence genome:
- the SLC25A31 gene encoding ADP/ATP translocase 4, with the protein MQREPPKKRLEKKSGKQLFDPASFGKDLLAGGVAAAVSKTAVAPIERVKLLLQVQASSKQISAETQYKGMMDCLVRIPREQGFFSYWRGNLANVIRYFPTQALNFAFKDKYKQLFMSGVNKEKQFWRWFLANLASGGAAGATSLCVVYPLDFARTRLGVDIGKGPEERQFKGLGDCIIKIAKSDGIVGLYQGFGVSVQGIVVYRASYFGAYDTVKGLLPKPKETPFLVSFFIAQVVTTCSGILSYPFDTVRRRMMMQSGEVERQYKGTLDCFVKIYQHEGVNAFFRGAFSNILRGTGGALVLVLYDKIKEFLNIDIRGSSSGD; encoded by the exons ATGCAGCGTGAACCTCCGAAGAAGAGGCTAGAGAAGAAGTCGGGAAAGCAGCTCTTTGACCCCGCTTCCTTCGGGAAGGACCTGCTGGCGGGCGGCGTCGCCGCGGCTGTGTCCAAGACCGCGGTGGCGCCCATTGAGCGGGTGAAGCTGCTGCTGCAGGTGCAGGCGTCGTCCAAGCAGATCAGCGCCGAGACGCAGTACAAGGGCATGATGGACTGCCTGGTGCGGATCCCCCGCGAGCAGG gCTTCTTCAGTTATTGGCGTGGCAATTTGGCAAATGTTATCCGGTATTTTCCAACACAAGCTCTAAACTTTGCTTTTAAGGACAAATACAAACAACTTTTCATGTCTGGagttaataaagaaaaacag TTTTGGAGGTGGTTTTTGGCAAACCTGGCTTCTGGTGGAGCTGCTGGAGCAACATCTTTATGTGTAGTTTATCCTCTGGACTTTGCCCGAACCCGATTAGGTGTTGATATTGGAAAAg GTCCTGAAGAGCGACAATTCAAGGGTTTAGGTGACTGtattataaaaatagcaaaatcagATGGAATTGTCGGTTTGTACCAAGGGTTTGGTGTTTCAGTTCAGGGCATCGTTGTGTACCGAGCCTCCTATTTTGGAGCATATGACACAGTTAAG ggcTTATTACCAAAACCAAAGGAAACCCCATttcttgtctcctttttcattgctCAAGTTGTGACCACATGTTCTGGAATTCTCTCTTATCCCTTTGACACAGTTAGAAGACGCATGATGATgcag AGTGGTGAGGTTGAACGGCAATATAAAGGAACTTTAGACTGCTTTGTGAAGATATACCAACATGAGGGAGTCAATGCATTTTTTCGTGGTGCCTTCTCCAATATTCTTCGTGGTACAGGGGGTGCTTTGGTGTTGGTACTGtatgataaaattaaagaatttcttaATATTGATATTAGAGGTAGTTCATCAGGAgattaa